In the genome of Melitaea cinxia chromosome 4, ilMelCinx1.1, whole genome shotgun sequence, the window ATAAGATTGGTTAGATCTCACCGTTGTGTTGATTGAACGTATCGCATCGATTATACGATCGGTCCCGCTGGCGTCATGGTCCGTAATTGCACTCACGGGACGCCCCGGCGAGGACGGCACAGCAGACTCTCGGCCTTCCACCGCCGAGCTCTGATACTCAGCTACAGGTGCGGTGACAGGTCGCAGCCGTGGTGGCGTTGGCGCAGACGCACCGGCTCTCGGCTCGTATGGCCGCGGCTGTGAGGAGCGGCGTTGCCCCTCCAGTGCAGTTAAACGACTGAAAATTTGTTGCATTTGTTCGATTAGCACGTTATTAGGGGATATACGTCGTTTTGAAGTGCGTCTAGAATGATACTTTCGGCGTCTAGAACCAGAATCACTGTCACTTGAGTGTACAGCACTGTGTACAGGACGCGAGTTACGGTTTCTAGAGCGACTTCTACTTTTACGATTTTGGTTTGACATTTTCTTTACTGTAACAGtaaattacgaaaaataaaagtaaaataagtagtaaaatatgtaAGTAGCTAAATAGCACAATAGAGTAATAACAAATTAGTTCTCAAttcacaaatttatttaaaatcttctaaaattatattaaaatcactgtacgtactattaaaaatattgaaacgtAAATATTGAAACTTACTCACCAGGGTTCTTAGTATTGTATACATTACCATACAACCAAGCAGATTTCAACCTACTTACGTAGCGGCAAGGAACATGAAAACAATTCACTGTTCGAACGCAACAAAAACAACTCGTTAAGTGTTTCGAATCATGTTTCGAATAGTCAAACTGCCATATCTCAGGAACGCAAAGCGGATTAGGTTACGTGAAGTGTcgtatcccacttctgattttaGGAACCAGATGtggaatcgaaataaaaaatacaataacaattaCTTACAAACTTTTATACTTATATCAGGAGTCTAAACCAAatgtgttacaaaaataaaataaagctaacgtttaaataactttaacgaATACTACTCGATTACAAAATTAGGCAGGTTAACTCTCCAAACGGACAAGGAACTACACGAAACACGTTTACAGTTCACGAAGTGCGTCTCGAACTGAAACGCGCACAGCGCACGCGCCTCGTCCCTCCTACGGTGACCTTTCTTCACTATTCttctaacaatatatatatattattgtattattaaattgtaggatctactttgtttttaattttctattttgccttttgataaccctactctttttattttaaaatctcctctaccccaaggttgtctggaagaaattgcttaCCTAGCGAAaggaccgcctttgtgcataatattgttttgcaaattttatttttaaagatgtatgttatgttagcttgtaatatgcacaataaagtatatttcttcttcttcttcttcttctactcTTCTCGTATTCGATGAAAATGTACATATACACttcatcaaaatttaatttatcaactTTTTTGAGATTTATAACGAAAACCAagactatataataaaaacaattctttAACATATTTCAATAGATAAGTAGTAGGTGGGTAGGGTGTAACGTTTGTaacgatattattatatatatattttttttaatttttagacagGACAGTAACTACTGGCGGACCCAAGAGGGGTGACCACTATCATGGACACATATCATCCCGCTACTTATACCTCCatgaatacaaattttattttatatgaaatgataTTGAATAGACGATAAaaacataacacaaaaataagttAGGTACGAGTACTAAACTGAAACCGGCTctaaagtttttattgttagGAAAAGGTTTCCAACTATATAGGGCAAGTTTTGAAGTTTAACCAAACTGCTTAAAATTAGTTGATGGACTATTTCTTTCAGATAATTTCCAAAAACACCTACTCTGTTCTTAAGCGTAGTTTGGTGGGTTAAGAAATGGTAAAGTGAATACTCTAAGACTTCATAAGACGAATTTAATACAACAGTGCAAGCCCGATATTTTGACCAATATGACACAACCGACCTCGTGATCAGGCAGTCTCTGCTGGCTGAGTTGTCGCGGGACATTTTAATGTTTGCTCGTCACGAATTTCAGTGCTCCGACACAAACTGTTCACGTTCAGAGTGAGCCTTAATTGTAAGgacaaaataagtaaaaaatttgttCCTAACGAACCAGCAACTAGAATTTAAAGCACTTTAGTAGCACAGTCTGCATGCTAGTAAATCAGAGCGTACCTCTAAAACCGACTTGACGTTTCCATTTTCCGAATGTGAGCGGGTTTTTAAAGTGTCTAAGCAAGTAATTGTTCTGCCAGTTACTTGCATGCTCGTGTACAATGTAGCTTGTGTTAGATAAAATAGTCAGTGATTTTtgagtgttatttttttattatcagtagattttactaTATTTCTGTACGCATAGGGTACGAATGAGTTTATGTTACTGCAACTCCGTGACACGCCTGTCATGGAGCGGTATCTTTGGATAGTAACAGGAAAATACTGTAATTTTCAGAAATCATTAGAACTTTTGTTGGAGCGCACTTAtttcaatatgtttttttatgttcagTTATAGCATTATCATTACAATgtgtaataatacaaaaataaagagaagagatgaatatatatatattatagtaagatttcgtaaaaaaacttaaaaataatatatctgaATTTAGAAacgttaaaattttttatttaacaagataattcgatattttttttactctttctTCTCGTTAGAAGCAGCTCTCCAAATTGACAACATCTTttcaatatgtacgatttttatttttgtgttacccacacattaggaattctaaacagtTTCGCTTAAACCGGAAAatgaaatcatcatatcaaaaatttcgatctagcggttacatcgttccatagcttaattggctatagcttaattggatattcaaaaatgtttagaacatCTTTTCAAATTGGCGATTTAGAAAAGTATAAAGCCTAGTATTAATTATGTTTAGAAATTGAATTTGAGTTCAGTAAAatcttatgtaaataaataatttaaaacattttagaaacacatttttttggaAAATGTGGCGTTAGATAACTGGGCCAGTAATTATAATTTCCATAAAtctttaaagataattttaagtCACAAAATAAGATACAAAACAAATCGAAACAAAGTATATATCAACAGCActattcaaaatcaaatttaatgcaaataaatataaattaaccaAATACATTTCCATCACAGATCACACACCTTTGAATCAAGCATTATTCACAAACAAAATGTATCAAAAGGGAGTCGAGGCTATTAGCGGAATGAACGCGCAAATATTAACATTCGAGTTTCAAAGCGAAACCGATAAGCCTTTTAACACTAGAACTTTATGTACTACATATGTCCTCATCCACACTAAAATGGAGGATACTGGCGTTATATGTATAAACCAATTACGTATACAATACTCGAAGTCCTAagtatacaagaaaaaaaattgtaccttAGAACCGTGACGTACAAAATATTATGTCGAGTTTTTTATCAAGtctgtatatatacttatataggtatataaaggtatgtttaatttacttttatattaatatatatttttgtataattcatAACTTGTATACACTGGTCAACAAAATAATGTTGTCTCCGGAGAAAGAAAATTATATCTAACACTAGCCGACctgtgcccacttcgttgggcgttaattaatatttttgtgatgcaaacatatagtaaagttttcatctcgctcgcatttctccgacttgatttagatatattgttatttttcactgaagtttttgttcaataacaataaagtatagcctatatcactcctgattagtgtagctttctgttaatgtaaaaaaaaaatcatgatcgatcagtatttgcgaagattaccccttacaaacaaacaaagttagaaactatacctctttatatgtattatataatgaaTACTGTATATTATTCTGAATatatgaatgatatttttttgtttacatacgTTTTATTATCACGGTATGAAGTAATAACATGACaggttttaatatacatttcaaatatttctttccagaaattttatcttaattttgtaGTCAATCTTCTCATCAATCCATTCTGACAAAGTTTCTCATTTATATTACTAATAGGATAATATCAATCGGTAATACGCAAGCATTAATTTTTCAATCATGCTTATATTACGAATCGATGTTAACTTATGTCTAATGATACGAACACTCCTTTGATGTGAGCTCGGCCCACGCGACCGAACGGCGCATATGTTTGTCTATGTTAGTCTCAAAGCTGTATTTAATTGCTACCTCGTTATTTTTGGATTATTTACAGAGTAGGTGCGCTTAAAACCGACCGTCCCTCGGGACCAACTTCAATTAAAACCATCAAACAATTTTTCCGCATATGAAACAGTTATTTAATTGACGCGAAACATTTCGTGTTCGTAAATTGTTTTGCATATTACGTTGATAAAGTTCGTTAGGATTTATGGTAgacatttaaattgattttgttatttataaatattttatatttgagttGCCATAAATGGGcttgtgttatatatttatgtgaaaaggtgataattatgttttttttttttaaataaaaatcaaacgtTACAAGCTTTGACGATGAACTGGGACAGTGGTCACGGCAATTAGCTGATGTGCTAGGGCTTTCGAGCTCCATCCCCAATCAAAACCAATATTTGTTTAGGTCATACAAACTTTTGTACTTGTGTTATGTGTGATTCTGGAACCCCAAAACAGAATTCGAATCCTATTGGAggtctttattaaaaaacaagacCAAAATATtatacgttaagccgtcgtccgttccagttgttatcatgtacacctaatagcgatcgttactcatagtaggtaatatatccgccaacccgcattggagcagcgtggtgtacctattaagctctgattcttctcctacatggggaaagaggcctatgcccagctataggatattataggctgaaacgTAAGCccaaaagattattattttgacaCATAAACATAGTGAGGCCATAAAAAAAGTCATGGTGGTATCAATATTAAATACGTTgtaaacaaataagtaaaatgaaataagtGGAAAAAATTTACGCGTGCAAACTTGAAGTACATCGAAtcgacatatatttttattttgttgaacatttttttaacaataaatcttataaaattttcaaagttaataaaattcaaGATTCATTGGAAcgtctataaatatttacattattctttataattatctgtatatctttcatttatttttattatacctattatttatatatatttaattttcttacgCACTACTAAGCATTATGACTTAAAATAACGCGACGTAAATATCTgcagatagggtagtttttatctccattattgatctcaatatttgttattgcaaatcaaatgtttattatacgttATACACGTTtgtatttatcggttagttctataaaatcctaatagatggcggtttggcGTCTAAGATAAATTATAGATGGCGCGtttgaaaatagaatttttttacatatattttaataagctatgattactgagccacagcaacgcgtggctgggtcagctagtgtttGGATAAGATTTGAACATAAAAAGCTATAACCTTGTTACTTATCTTATGTAAGTATGGACTCGTACATCTTTTATGTTAGCTAATTAAAGAACACATCTCGTTAAGAACACAATATAAGTTCGTTTGTCAATTTGTATACATACACAGTAATCAAATTAGCTTGGAGCATACCATTAGGAAAGGACAAACTTTACCATATTCCATTGCAGATAAAATCTTCGACTACACAGTTAAAAGGCTTTCTAGCTCGTCTGAAATGTCATAAGTCTGCCAGGCGAGTTTTAACAAGACAAACTTGGGTCTAACAAGTCGACTGCCGCTTTGTTGGGCACTGTCGAATATTGTAAGCGGCTTATACCCGTACGATGCAACCCTTGAATAGGATTAAATGCTGTATGGGGATGGAAGATAATTAACAAAGTGATTCGCTCGAGATAACTTTGCAATTCGTTAAATACgaatatgatagaatataagCTTGGTTTTttccactttttaaaaaattaaactccGAATATTAGAATTAATCTTACGTCTATCTATTTATCTCAATATATCTACCTATATACATATGCAAAACAAATTTTCCTCGGACAATATTAACGCATATCATTAAATTGAATTGTCAGAAGTTTCTTCGAAATTCTATCACAAATtcgaattatatatttgtttaaaatcttaatatacTGTAGTAAgattaagtttgaaatttttgctgtttaatatttaaaatattgaagatTCTTCGTCACCACTGTTAATAGGTAAATGTTACAAATTACGTTGTAAGCCGCATCTATGTTTTTTCTGTGTTAGTAATTGGCCCGTACTGTGTTGGAACACATCACTAGTATAAGTATATAGTAATACCCATGCTTAAAGTCATTTTTCTTATAAGTTTGTTTACTTACAAAGAAATTAAGGGAACTAttcctttaaatatttttgtagaacAATGTCTTCTGCAATAAACTGTacataaaatgtaaacaatGTTGTCAACTTTTGTTTCTTAGACATTGTTTTGATGATTGGCTTACTCTAATACCTCAatccttattttaatattttcaacctCGCCATAGTGCTTTACTCGTGTTCTCGTACATCCAATAAAAGTGCACTGAAGTGAGTAAATACACTGTGTACAGAGTTTCTTCATGAATCCATTATCATCGATCGACGGTCTCGACACTCGAGGCTTCTATAAAATTAAGTGCAGTTTCCCCTCCCCTAATCTCTAATGTTACGTGAGGTATTAAGAATTTAAGGAACATCCCGGCCCCTCATCGATTGGCTTACGTAGTGTACAGCCATTGTTTTGATTTTCGTCTGCCGTCGAAAGGtatgttttaatacatattactGTATTATAATCGtcacagttatttttttaaatgttgtttttaagGCCCTTTATATATAGAAcacttatataattaatgataattagttaattaaaaaaaagatataagtaTATAACTTCTAGTAACCTTACTAattctaaaatcaaaattagtttttacCAAAAGTCTCTTAATAATGATAAtctattttaaaagataattaaaaatacgaaaCAAATTACGGAACAAGAAAGTTATAGGAAACCCGTGATAATTTAGCCCTCAACGTAAATGCAATTGTGCGGATCCATCACGGCAATCTTGTCATAGCATTATATTCTTTACCTCTATGggaataaaaatcattattcaCTGTTTCGTGTCATGTTGTATCATAAACATTCGGTGTTCATGCCCTTACAAAGGTTGCAATTTATAGAGGGAAATAGGAAGCAGACACATTAAAAGAGGAAAAGTGCGCAGACAGGGCGTTTCATTTGagtgtttaattatttgtttaaatgtgTTACTATGACGCGGTC includes:
- the LOC123670247 gene encoding uncharacterized protein LOC123670247 is translated as MQQIFSRLTALEGQRRSSQPRPYEPRAGASAPTPPRLRPVTAPVAEYQSSAVEGRESAVPSSPGRPVQTMMTIWSPRLSKLLGATMRLASLLRSLCPPARWAPNIRRHRSTRTSSSQERPC